Genomic segment of Salvia splendens isolate huo1 chromosome 12, SspV2, whole genome shotgun sequence:
aaagcaatgaaagacaacatcttaaacaaagcttcaaaagaagagttttaatcgattaaacaattaaggagcgggttaatatctcaaggtaaatagtgttaaaaagtagtgtggggcaaaacgaaagactttaacaagaacgattcgaaacacggcagcggaaaaacaagtatcagaggagagtcataggatgacgcccatgtttgaagacacgacgcatccgggaattcctaaagctcgctcaacatccaccgcaacatcccgctcaacctgcacataaagaaaaaggatatgcagggctgagtacttgttgtactcaatgggctcatgccgaaaatattttataacagttatgtcatccataccagtgaactcgagtttttacgtttatttaagaaatatcacgagtatcacaaaaacacttttcacagaccggccggtcaaaacaatctccccactttctcatcaatcaatcaatcacatcctcttaccatagtgcgacgaaagtgtggccgcactattcgcccacgagaccggccgactagcaaggacggctcacgatcccctctgtgtacacagcctgatagggtttgcggccctactcagacccgaattcgtttatcatagccctatagcctaatggaacgaactcacaaactaggcatcaagcacaatctcaacatagccctatagcctaacggagcaagctcaaacgaactaggcatcaggcaaaaatctcaacatcaaaacaatcacggcacgacataacactttaaaccacccttataacaccacatcatattttcggaaaaataaagaggtttgaaaagaaagcccacctcgttcgcttaacaattcacaatccaacttatggcaactctcgttcctcgagttcacgaatacacaatcacccttgtcaacgacaacacaagtcaacCTTCCACAAAAACATATTACCATGCATGCCCTatagtttctctctcatcgtttttctcaatttacccaacccaatgttcgtcacaaagatggaaaaacacaccataatatatttcaacgtatctcacgtgatcacatcattaaacacgttccatggacatacatgcatcatataatacttttaaacttgaaaataagtgtcattttatcaaggcataaaactggcagaactgcgcgaccgtgttgtaaaaatcactaaaaattcacccgacctcatatgaagctaaattttggtcacaacacagaagacacattcaagttcatccagacaaattttcacactgaaataaCGTCTTTTATTCagtcaaaacaataattaaactctctggtcggaacataaaatttctaacagcactgcgcagttcatttgaaaactttaccataaattcatccaatgcctaaaaaggctgaaaattttacacgacttagaagacacttcaaattttcatatagttcaagaatcacatcaatcggagctcatttggtcagtcaaacagaaaacgaaacattcttggcgagaacacaggtttctggcagatttgcgcagtcaacttcaaaaaattattaaaacacGAGACacggaaaacaccttgaagtttactcagtaaaaatttcatatcaaaattcgttcgttgagtcaattacagatcagaagctactggtcgtgcaccacagatttcaggttcatagtttcgaaaatagggttttcatcttccatcaaacaaaccCCAACTTTTCATGctggaaaacacataatcatgcttaaaaggttctcataatcatgtttgcccataaactcacatcattcaccaaagattcaaatcaaacttcacaaaattgcattcaaaacgcatacataaatgcaaacacaaattccccaccgattaaatccttagatttgaaatccctacactcactagatgcatgagggagtcgaaagaatgtttggatggagaggaatgaagaatagaggtttgattgtacctttcttgaacgaaacaatcggtagaaacgaatataactcttgattcttcaacaaactcttggcgaatcgaaaggatcttgagtagagtagaaaaacaagtgtgggagaagatggagcaaggggaggggcgtgtgatttgagaTGGAGGCGGGTGAgatgggtttagggttaggtttttggttttatttatagagttaggaaataatatatcccacaaataattgaagatttgggagaataaatcaaataaagatttgagagatttgggggaggggggagggaggcgtgaattatggggagaaataaggggaggatttttgaaatcatagctatttaattagcttatgatttaatttggtatttcacggagtagaataaaataatacggagtagagaaatttgtaaaatcctccaaaaataatgagaagtaggcgtgtggtttaAGGTTCCTCCCACcagaaaaatttccaaatctttaatagaataaagtaaggcaagattggctagaatattccaattcattcatggaaagaaataagtaagaaatcaattatagaatacttaatttctcctctcccaaaaataggagatttcaaaaatcatgaaaaaataaataagaatattttggttttggatttaatttggataaatatcccaaaacaattaaataaatccaagaaagaagatattacttccaataaatagaaatgccaaaaagaatttgaataaggtaactggcacaaatatgcatgatcctatttaattaaatcccgcccattggaaaacatatcatattattccacataactctcaaccattaatttcacatcgttaacacaacctcatagaaaccaatttccaaaaatgcatttccaaatcaacatccacattaataaaacgaaaataagccatcaaataaaaaaaagtcaaaaattttccggggtgctacaggATTTTCCTATCTCCCCCAAAAACtcctcctcttttttttttgatatttttcctcGTATTTATAGGCACGGctccaatccctagggcaaTCGGTCTTTGTGGTTTGGCGTTAATGCCCTCGAGGATTCTGCtccttttcttcactttttaCTCTTATTTCCTCTGCCCTGGTAAATAGAACACGTTCCTGGGTCTGACAGAATATTCACACACCTGGACTTATAATTACACGTTAGCACCATGGAAAATATAGAATTTGGACTcaaaatagatgcatgaaacgagccttatcaatcGAGCAGCGCCACGCCAGCGGCGAGCAGGCGGTGCCgcaccgctggcacggacggacggacgcgtGCCCACTCACCACTGCGGACGCTCTAATATACTTCTATTTTGCTATTTGTTgcttgaaaacaaaaaattaaaattaaatattaaacttgtaacttttttaaaaaaattaagtaagGTAtgttttgcatttaatttaactatttataatatgtaaaaaaataataacattaaagattaaatgaaaaatgaattttaattgatagGGTGACCACTGCAAAAGAAATGATTGAACTaagaaatgctgatgtggcgacTATTGATGGACTAATGGTCCTAACAACTGTAGATGCTCCTATGACCTCTTCTAAGTTTACCCCTTCTAGTTTTATTTCTGTATTCCATCCAATTTAACTACCCAAACATCTCTTCTACTAATTATCGATTTATTTACAATATGGATTCAAACTTTAATAGTGGATTTGTGAATTAATCTCACGCAGCAACTTAGTTACTCCCTCCCTGTGTCCCATAATAGATAACAATACGTGTACATGGTTCAaaaaccgacggttccggttcgaaaccAGCAGCACACGATTCAAACaaatcttgaacctgaaccgaccTGGCAAGGTGTTCAGCGGTTCCGATTCTGcctcaaaaaaccgccggttcaacagACGGTTCTGGTGGTTCTTTTTTTTGCCTTTTTGGATTTATTTATCTACAGAAGGCACattaataaaattcaaacaataaGGATGAaagttacaattttattgatatgaATTTCAACGAGACTACAAGTTACATTACAATTATAAGTTATAacgattacaatttacaaagtgaagtattaaataaatatacttataaatttcaacgagacctacaaaaaagacttgaattttttgaacaataaatttataagtatatactcTTGATCAACGAAGGAGATGTTTCCACACAACTAAATTAaagacacctttagcaattcaaccttaaatgttgagtttagtttaacaatcaacaattatggTAGAATTGTCAAAGTTTCCCGAAATTAGTCCTATAGAGAAGTCTCCTTcaccgactagagtatatacaaattgtaacaccccttaccggattaatttaataatagaaTAAGTGATGTCACATTTTGATACAAATATCTAATTACCAGAAATCCTTATCTGCTTATAGATAAATTATTTTCCATTACTTGGTAAACAAACAAACGGCTATAtaacatctatatatatacacaacCTGGATAACTATTCACAAAATATACTTGTTTACCTGAAGTGTATGAAATAACTAAAATGTTCCAATTATATTACACTTCCTATACATGCCACAATTAGCAAATCCAAAAGAATTACCCAAACGCAAAACTTTGGTTAGTGAGCCGACTTGCGCAGCTATACCACAAAAGCAAAAGGGCTAGTCTGACCACCTAATCTGTAGGGGGAAAAGAAAGGAGTGAGCTTCGACAAGCTCAGTAGTATAATCAACATATTATCATATATATTGACTCACTGATTAACCCACACTATTATACATGCAATTACATAGACTTAAATCAAGAATTAAAATCTAATGAAGAGTATACTACCTCAAAAATGCCACACACCTTTGACATACGAATCGCTTTATTCCTGCTCCTTCTCCATGTCCTTGTTATCTCCTATCACATTCatataaaattatcaaattcatattgttatcaaataaatctattttatatatttaatccaTGCTATTAGTGTTTATCTACTACCATTATCTTCTAActtaatttcataatatttatGCATATATCCCACAAGACATTAGACTAGTCAAAACTACTCTCCTTCCAGATTTCATATTAGCAATCATATCTTCATACACTTGTCCAAAAGAATAAGGTTAAAACATAAGCATTTCGACTTTGGTCATGTCTTAAGATTTTTACAGAACAAGTACTAATCCGGACAACCAATAAGTCAAAATTCAACGTAATCCCGATGAAAATAAACGCCATAAATGTCTATTTTACCCAAACCTAGCAGAACGGCGCAGTCCccttacaaaaatcattataaattcATTTTGACTCGGTTGAAGCTGAATTTTGGCCACATGGCAGAAGACACATGAAAGTTTGTTCAGTTAAAAATTGGTAAGAAAAGGAGATCGTTTACTTGGTTAAACTGAAGTTGGAAAATTCTGCCAGAACATGAAATAAAAGCTGTCTCCTTTGTTTCTTTCACCACAACATAATTTCTACTTGTAAACTCCAAATTCCTACTATCTAAGGTAATTCAACTATATGCTCCAATCATCCCATTAATTTTCATTAGAATTCCATGTTCAATTCATTATAATTAATTCCCAAAACATCCTATACCAAAAATGCATTTTTCTCACGATCCAAACGTATATTACGCAAATAAATTCCCAAGCTAAATCAAGTTAGCAAAGCAAGCATCCAAATCCCTATTGAAGAACTCTATATTATCCTTACATTCAAACACCAAGTCCAACAATTTCATTCCAATCACTCCTTAAAGTAGGCTTTGGAAACTATCAAGCCATCAAAACATTGGATTTACACCTAATTGTACTTAAATTCAAATTGGGGAAGAACTTGAATCTAAACCCTAGCTTTCAATTAAGGATGATATCGGACAAATAAGAGGTATGGGAAGGTTACTTACATAAGGGTTAGACAAGACTATCCTACAGTTGCCGGAATCCGGTGATGGCAGCGACAGAAACGTCGGACAGCGGCAGCGCAGAGGGAGAACGAGGCGTGTGTTTGAAGAGCAGGgttgagacagagagagagagagagaggcgaaGAGGAGTCAGCTGGGGTGGTCACCGGAGGGAGGCAACGGCTCATCGCTGAGTATGTGTGAATGTAAATGGCGGTGTTTCTGGGTGTAGTAAAAGTGTAGAAAGTGTGAGGCAGAGATGACTCCCGTAAATTCCAGAAGGGAGAAtaggtaattaaaaaataatctccttcacttttaatttctctttttaataaatttatactttcttattctttatttccttttcttttattctctctacacAATTCTACTAAAAACACCACACGACAAATAATTCATATGAAGAAACTATCTAGACACTTCAATTTTCCGACTAAACCAACATACTAAGTTTAACTAATTAAGACCTATGAAGTAATTTATAACTGAACTCCATTGAAATTGAACTAATTTAAATTTTCGTGATTTTCAGGTCGTTACACAGATACAAATAATTGTATTTGCCTATTTTTAAAGTtagaaataaatgaaaaaaaaaacaataaaatttaagttgagatgtcTGCATATCCTCAATGCTTAATTGCATTGGGGAATCAAAGCTCACTTAGTTCTTTTACCTAACTTATCTAGTTGGCGGTAGGGGCATGCCCATATTCGATCGGATGAATTGTCTTCATACGACGATTGAGAGTACGATATCCCCCACCTTCATTAAATTTGTAGACTTTGTTGCAGAAGTTACAACATGCATTAAACTCCAATGTCATATCTTGAGATAGCGGATCAGCACTAATTGGGATCTTCTTGTAATATTTAACAAATGAAGACCTAATTGATGGTAACTTAGACATTTTACTGCTTTGCGGTACGGGTGGAGGAGGGGGTGCATGTCCTCATCAGAAGAAGAAACCATATTGAAAAATTGAAGTATGAGAATGAGAATAGAAAACAGAGATTGAAAAgagaaatccttgttaacacaataATTGGGTGATTAGAAATGACGGAGAAGGGGGTATTAATAGGGAAAAATTTAGGAATAattagatttttaaaaaattgaaatttgaaattttggcCGGCTTaccgccgaaaccggcggttcaatcCACGGTTTCGACGCAGAACCGTCGGTTTCTGACCACTTTTCTACAACACTACACCAGAAAAGCCTACACCCTAGCCTGAAACCTACTTTGAACCGTTGAACCGACGGTTCTAGTTTCTCAAATTCTTGAACTTGAACCGAACCGTCTTACGGTTCGGAATCGCCGCGCCGGTTCCGATTCTAGGTtgcgaaccggcggttaaccgccggtccgGTTTGGTTTGTGCAGGTCCAGATGACATACTTGGGTAGTGGCACAATATTTTAAgagatattgttttgtgtgttaagtggagaaagaaaataatactccgtcccaactaagttaagttgtattcttttttgggacgtcccaacaaagttaagtcatttcccttttagacaaaaaacaaaacattcaatcactcttagtattttatttcatcatctactttactctttctgtATCTCgcctactttttctctttcctattttattttactttcatttaATCTATTCAACACAAATTCTTAATCtctaacttagttgggacggagagagtatatttttattaatacgagaggaaactttttccaaaaaataaaatgtagtaacATCTTTTGTGcgataaactaaaaaagaaagtggaaCATTAATCcacttggattttacatggttttagagggtagTTTTTCTTGGTTTAGATCATATATTATGTACTTTGAGACATGGTTATAGTTACTTCGCTATGATATTGGTATTTTGACCATTTTGTGAATAATATGTAGAAAAAtgtacaaaatatgtggatgtgcagcaacTTTGATTCGAGACAGTTTTTCTAGAGAtattgaagtccaatcagtccATATTGCATACCATTCTCtttgtcttcgaaagagcttcgcatGGATATCTTAAACGTCTCAATCAGAGTTTGTTAGAAAACGTTATGGCCGTTTTACAAAGACTGCGCGGAGCAGTGACATAGCTGGCAACCCGCCGGGTTCGCATGCAAACGATCCTGGTGACCTGCCAGTAAAACACGGGAAAACGCCGTAGGCAGCTGGCGACCCGCATGCAAACGAACCTGGTGACGCACAATGAACCTGGCGTCCCGCCTGGTTTGACCAACAACTTATTTTGCACCCAAAGTCAACCCTAGGTATATATATGCCTAGGAaacgcctctcaacacattctACACGCCTCCTACCCCAAAAATATCAGTTTTTAACctaggaagaagagaagaacgaGCAGAGGATGAGTATTCATCGCAAGATTGAAGACGAGGCCTCCAATCCGCCTAACCCAATTCTAGGAGttcatattttagttttatttctgTTCAAACAATGTTTTTGAATACTTATTTGAATATTTCTTTGACTTTTGTgttgaacatgagtagctaaatcctCCGTAGAGTTCTACGGGGGAGATACAATGATTcttatgtttaattgatttcctttttcTATGTCTTGGCTCATGTGGTTATTTTGATTTCTTCTgtgcttatacatttatttgACTGATCACCTTATAAATGCATGTGGATTTTACTATAAGACCTGAGAAGTGAGTAGTTTAATTTGAAAGAGAATGAATTGACGTCTTTGCCAATATAATCGAGAGATTTGAGCCTTTGAATGAAGGTAAGTATTTAGGAACTATTAGGAGTTGTTGCCTTAGTTCTAGGAAGGAGACTTCGGTTCTAGGTAGCAATCTACAAATTGTATGCTTCGAGCGGAGTTATAGTTTTACCTTAGTGATAGCTTAATAACCCTTGAGACCCTTTGTTGGTATAATTTGAAAATTAGTTGAGCATAGGATAGTTGTTATCGATCCGTAGAATTCAACCTTCATCATCCTTGATCTACATCCATTATCCGTTATTTGTCTAAGTTGTTTTTATTTGctttaattattgtttatgTTTTGCTTTCAAGTAGATTTAGAAAACCAAAACCTTCTGATTCCTGTAGATAGTAGTTAAGATTGGTTCGTTGTACTTAGGTTAATACTCATTGTCTCCgtggatacgatactcttgcttactgtTTGCTACATTAGCCCCGTACAATTACGGGTATACTTGTGttaaaaataagttgagtcaaacaTATATTAGGCACGGATGATGGACTATAATATAGTGATTAGTTTATACATACATATTTAGTTGCAACTTTAGAAATCATTTTGGTGTTAACTCTGTGCACAATATTTAGTTGCACTCTTCAATTTCAACAATAATTGTAGGTTGAATTATGCATAATATTAAATTGTAGTACTACTTTAATTTCACTATTCACTACTATTCAATTTTCAAGTTTAAGATGATTTGAAATAGGGTGTATTATCGTGTTAATTATTGTAAGTAAAGGCACacaaaaaagtgaagaaaagaATGTGTATTGAAAAATACGTAATTATTTTAGTAGTAGTTTCTAAATTATTGGAGATTATACTAATGTATTGTTCATGCGCAGAAAAGCCATTTGCTCAGCATACAAAAATAAAGTCGAAtcaacataattaaaaatagcaTTGTCCTTAAATTTTAAGTATTTAAATAGCCGTAGCAAATGTAGAGAAGTGAAGCGACCAAAATCTACAGTCTctcatatctctctctctctccactatTTTTTCTCCACTTGCTCACATTTCCCGGCGGCTAACCCGGCAAATCCGGCGACACAAACCtgaatttcaataaaatatgaTTCGAATAGAATGACTAGTCATCTTCGGAGGTCGCTATCGCCATGTCAGACTGCTTCTCCGACCTCCTCTGCGCCGAGTCCTCCACTAGTATTATCTCCCCCGGCGGCAGAGATTACTCATCGGATCTCGATTATCGGCCGCCGGACGCCGTGGAGTCCATCGCCGGACTGTTGGAAGACGAGATGGATTTAGCCGGACTCAGTAGCTCCCACGCCGTCGATCAGGCTATCGATGCGTCGATTAGATCGGAGTTTATCGCATGGATTCTCAAGgtatattttatttcctttttccagATTCAGGTATGCGATTCCTGCTACCGTAGCTTCACCTTACTGTTAAATAAAAATTGACTGAAAATGGATGCGGCGCAATTTTAGAACTGTctattagggtgtccactatagggggCGGACAGCCCCCTCCCACCGCCGCCCCCCTTCTCGAACCGCCGCGCCGCCGCGtcagccgcggctatagccccacTCCTTCTCTCTCTGCCACTctcagccgcgtcctcgccccgcacgcggctatcccgcatccgccgcctccctcccccctcgccgcgtccgcctccggggcggacaactccgccactataaggcgccccgcttccgccccgcttTCGCCCCAAACGCGGCGTCCGCCGCGTCCACATTATAGTGGACGCTTTTATGCGCCAGCAATTGGGGACGAGACGATGAAacagtactccctctgtcccgttaaaaatgaaacgttttcctttttgagttgtctcagtaaaaatgaaacgtttcctaaaataaaataattttatctctatttttctctctcttactttactcttttttctttaactcataaaacaacCCTACCTAAAatcacgtgccgaaaagcaaacgttttatatttattgggacggaagGAGAAATTCTTTTATGCTTTGTGTGTGGTTGGTTTGACTTTGACCGAAGCTTTGTGCAGGTGCATCGATATTACGGTTTTCAGCCGTTAACGGCGTATCTCTCCGTCAACTATTTTGATCGATTCGTTTGCTGCCATCACTCGCCGGTAACAATTCTGTCACCGTTAAGTAGTTACTGTTTTGCATTTGACGTGTAAATTACAAAAAATCATTTTATTGCTTATAAATAGACCTTCGCTTTAATTGGTGCATCAATAATATTTATCGCTGGACATTTTTGTAAATGTGCCTATAAATATAATCCTTCCACCCACTTACAAATCATTTAATATAATGCAATGTTTGGTATAAATGAATAAAGGTGTTGCATAATTAGAttgcatatatataataaagtaaTATAAGGCTgagaattattttaattactcACTAAATACTAAGTTGACGTAAACACCCAACTATTAATATCCAAGTCCAATTATTGAAATGACGCAATATAGATTTTTACTTTTCGAAACCAATTCCGTTTGATAATAATAAATCTAAATGAGGACGAGAAAGAACAGAAGTGAAGAACTATATTAGCACGATGCTTAATATTGTAATtcgtaaataattaaataaacacaAGAGCAATCTTAGGTGGTAGCTAGGATGACCCATTTGTctcattaattatttgtaactATATCTAATCttgatattttgtgtattaaattTTGTGGCAGAAAATGAGTGGATGGCCACTGCAACTACTATCAGTTGCATGTTTGTCTTTAGCTGCAAAAATGGAGGAACGTCTAGTTCCTTCCCTTTTGGATCTTCAGGTATATATtgattactccctccatcctttGAATTTTGTCACATACTATTAACTAACTAGACataggttttaaaaaatgtactccctctgttccacaaTAAATGTCACTCTTTCCCATTTCGGTCAGTCCCATAATAAttatcacacttcatttttaccataaatggtacgtatctcacattccactacctcatttcactcacattttattataaaaccaatataaaaaaatgggtctcacattccactaacttttccaaccaacttttctttacatttcttaaaacccgtgcttataataagagtgacaattattgtgggacggatggagtaatagatagtgggttgaaaaaaatagtacaatgtgagtcatacttttaaaTATTCACTTTGtcttattaaaaataacacgtttttcctttttggttgttccattaaaaatgaaacgctttctaaaagagaaacaacatcatctctactttttcctctcttttactttattctctttttattaactcat
This window contains:
- the LOC121757066 gene encoding cyclin-D1-1-like isoform X2, producing MSDCFSDLLCAESSTSIISPGGRDYSSDLDYRPPDAVESIAGLLEDEMDLAGLSSSHAVDQAIDASIRSEFIAWILKVHRYYGFQPLTAYLSVNYFDRFVCCHHSPKMSGWPLQLLSVACLSLAAKMEERLVPSLLDLQVEDAKYIFEPRTVQRMELLVLRVLDWRLGSSISPFCYLSFFAHKIDPSGIYTDFLTTRAKEIIFSTIQGHLALLLQQFCVQQMICRNSLSSLLTKLSHGVMDSTKMKL